A section of the Streptomyces sp. SCL15-4 genome encodes:
- the selA gene encoding L-seryl-tRNA(Sec) selenium transferase has product MEQRPVPGRTAGDIPPRPDAADARRRIPRTDTLLRDPRLAAAADRLGAHRVKDAVRRAQERARAGGIAPEQVPRTALDLLPGTASGLRPVINATGVLLHTNLGRAPLSDAARQAALEAAGPTDVELDLATGARARRGRSALAALRERVPAAGAAHVVNNGAAALVLAATALAAGKEIVVSRGEMVEIGDGFRLPDLLASTGARLREVGTTNRTTPADYAAATGPDTGFVLKVHPSNFRVTGFTRSAEVSELTGLGVPVVVDIGSGLLAPHPALPGEPDADSRLRAGAALVIASGDKLLGGPQCGLLLGRQDLVRALARHPLARALRVDKLTLAALEATLTGPPTPTARALAAAPERLGARADRLAAALRADGIDVRAVASAATVGGGGAPGVTLPSAALSLPEPYAAALRTGRLPVVGRLEAGRCLLDLRSVPPEDDDRLAWAVRSARAAVHEATAQHPAAEGPDAAARPAADGWP; this is encoded by the coding sequence ATGGAGCAGCGGCCGGTACCAGGACGGACGGCCGGGGACATCCCGCCGCGGCCGGACGCGGCCGACGCCCGCCGCCGCATCCCGCGCACCGACACCCTGCTGCGCGACCCCCGGCTGGCCGCCGCCGCCGACCGGCTCGGCGCGCACCGGGTGAAGGACGCCGTACGGCGGGCGCAGGAGCGGGCCCGCGCGGGCGGCATCGCGCCGGAGCAGGTTCCGCGCACGGCCCTGGACCTGCTGCCCGGCACCGCGAGCGGCCTGCGCCCGGTGATCAACGCCACCGGGGTGCTGCTGCACACCAACCTCGGCCGGGCCCCGCTGTCGGACGCGGCCCGGCAGGCGGCCCTGGAGGCCGCCGGACCCACCGACGTCGAACTCGACCTGGCGACCGGCGCACGGGCGCGCCGGGGCCGCTCCGCGCTCGCCGCGCTGCGCGAACGGGTGCCGGCCGCCGGCGCCGCGCACGTCGTCAACAACGGCGCCGCCGCGCTCGTCCTGGCCGCCACCGCCCTCGCGGCCGGCAAGGAGATCGTCGTCAGCCGGGGCGAGATGGTGGAGATCGGCGACGGCTTCCGCCTGCCCGACCTGCTGGCCTCGACCGGCGCCCGGCTCCGCGAGGTCGGTACCACCAACCGCACCACTCCCGCCGACTACGCGGCGGCGACCGGACCGGACACCGGGTTCGTACTGAAGGTCCATCCGTCCAACTTCCGCGTCACCGGCTTCACCCGGTCGGCCGAGGTCTCGGAGCTGACCGGCCTCGGGGTGCCCGTCGTCGTCGACATCGGCTCCGGCCTGCTCGCCCCGCATCCGGCCCTGCCCGGCGAACCCGACGCCGACAGCCGGCTGCGCGCCGGGGCCGCGCTCGTCATCGCGAGCGGCGACAAACTGCTCGGCGGCCCGCAGTGCGGACTCCTGCTCGGCCGGCAGGACCTGGTCCGCGCGCTGGCCCGGCACCCGCTCGCCCGCGCCCTGCGCGTCGACAAGCTGACCCTCGCCGCGCTGGAGGCCACCCTCACCGGCCCGCCCACCCCGACCGCCCGCGCCCTCGCCGCCGCCCCGGAGCGGCTCGGGGCCCGCGCCGACCGGCTCGCCGCCGCGCTGCGCGCCGACGGGATCGACGTACGCGCCGTCGCGAGCGCGGCCACGGTCGGCGGCGGAGGAGCACCCGGAGTCACCCTGCCCAGCGCGGCCCTGTCCCTGCCCGAGCCGTACGCCGCCGCGCTGCGCACCGGCCGCCTCCCGGTCGTCGGCCGGCTGGAGGCGGGACGCTGCCTGCTGGACCTGCGGTCGGTCCCGCCCGAGGACGACGACCGGCTGGCGTGGGCCGTACGGTCGGCCCGCGCCGCCGTCCACGAGGCCACCGCGCAGCACCCGGCCGCGGAAGGACCCGACGCGGCGGCCCGGCCCGCGGCGGACGGGTGGCCCTGA